The Synechococcus sp. WH 8101 sequence CGCGCTGGCTGAAAAAGAAAAAGTGGCAGGGAATCGTCCCAAGGATCCCCATCACCCAGCCCGAAGCCCTGCCAACGCTTGTATACACCAAGTGCAGGGAATCTGCTGTCGCCAAACACTACCGATAGGGTTTCGCGATCGATCGATCCGATCACGTCGGGCTGAATGATGGGATTGGCATCAAGAAAGCCTTTGCCGACCGGTTTGGCAAGAGGGCTAGCGCAGGATCTCAGTCTGATTCAGCCTTGGCTTTGCGTGAACCCTTGCCTTCCAGCAGCTCCAGCAACGCTTCCATCTGGGCCATCACGCCGCGCACTTCTCCCGCTTCCGGCAGCAGGCCGTCTTCCATGACACCTTGATGCATCTCGCGCAATTCCTGTCGGATGTAGCGCAGATGACTCACCACCTGTTCCCGTTTGGACTGTGACATTGCTGCGGCGACCCTTCAGCCTCCCTTTTACCAAATTGCGGGTCAGGCCCTGCGACCCGCCCGCCCGAGTTGTCCGGCCAGGGCAATCAACCCGAAGGTGAGCAAGGCCGATGGTCTGGCGATCACGCTCAGGGTCGCCAGACAGCCCAGCCCTGTCAGCCAGGTGGATCGGCGCATCGCAATGGGCGAGGGGAAGGTCATGACTGACCGAAGCGGGCGCGCGCCTCTGTGTAAAAGCTGAGGTCGATCGGATCCTGCTCCGACTCCCGGGCCATCGCTTCGATGCGTTTCCGCACGGCAGGCCGCACGAAGAAAGGCACTTCTCTGAGAGCCTGCTCGGCTTCGCTGGTCCAGTTCATCCGCGCTGACGGATCCTCAATGGAGAATAGGAGATTCGAACTCCTGACCTCTGCGGTGCGATCGCAGCGCTCTACCAGCTGAGCTAATTCCCCGATGGAGGGAATGTAGCGCTGTCCTCCAGGCAAAATGAATGGGATGTCGAGGCTTCGGCTGTTCCATGACCAGCGGTTCAGGATCCAGCGCTGCCATGACGCAGGATCAACTCGACGCTTTTGATGAAGAGGCCGTCGCTGTGCTGGCGCAACGCCTTGAAGAGGACGACTACCCCTCGCCCTTCGCCGGTCTCGACGATTGGCATCTGCTTCGGGCTCTGGCCATCCATCGACCGGATCTGACGCGTCCCTACGTCCATCTGATCGATCAGGAACCCTTCGATGAGGACTGAGCCGTTTGTCCGGGCCTGATCGTTCCGTTGCGGGCGTACTGGCGGGCAGGCGTGTGCTTGTCGCGGCCAGCGGCAGCATCGCTGCCGTCAAGACCCCGCTGTTGGTGAGTGCTCTCGTGCGGGCCGGTGCGGAGGTGCGCTGCCTGCTCACCCCCAGTGCCGCCAGGCTGGTGAGTCCGGTGGCGCTCGCCTGCCTCAGCCGGCATCGCTGTTATCAAGACGCCGACCAGTGGCAGCCGAGCGAACCGCGTCCACTCCACATTGCCCTGGCCGAATGGGCTGAGCTGGTGATCGTGGCTCCCCTCAGCGCCACAAGCCTGGCCCGCTGGACGCAGGGGTTGGCGGATGGCCTGCTGGCCGGGGTGCTGC is a genomic window containing:
- a CDS encoding PCP reductase family protein → MNWTSEAEQALREVPFFVRPAVRKRIEAMARESEQDPIDLSFYTEARARFGQS
- a CDS encoding DUF2555 domain-containing protein encodes the protein MTSGSGSSAAMTQDQLDAFDEEAVAVLAQRLEEDDYPSPFAGLDDWHLLRALAIHRPDLTRPYVHLIDQEPFDED